The Streptomyces collinus DNA segment GGAGTTCTCCGGCCACAGCACGAAGTCGGGTTGCGCGACCTTGCCCGCCTTGACCTCGGCGGCCAGGCGTTCCGTCTCGCGCGCGTGGTAGTCGAGCACGGCCCGCCGCTGTGAGTTGAAGTCGAGTCCGGCGCGGGGCACGTTGCCCTGGATCACCGCGACGGTGGCGCTGCCGTCCTCCGCCGTGTCGCTGACCAGGGGCCGGGCGGCGACGGCGGCCACGACCGGGACGGCCAGGCTCAGCAGACCCAGGGCAGCGGCGGAGCGCCGTACCTCACCGGTCCGCCGCCGTTCCACGGCGAGGCGGACGACCTCGTAGAGGCCGAAACCGCACAGCACGACAGCGAAGCCGAGCACTGGGGTGCCGCCCACCGCGGCGAGCGGCAGGAACACGCCGTCCGCCTGACCGAACGCGACCTTCCCCCAGGGGAAGCCGTTGAAGGGCGCACGCGCGCGTGCCGCCTCGCCGGCGATCCACACGGCGGCGGCCCACACCGGCCAGCCGGGCAGCTTCGACACGGCCGCGACGCCGGCGCCGACGGCGGCGACGAAGAGAGCCTCGATCGCCACCAGCGCGAGCCAGGGTCCCGGCCCCACCTCCACTCCGGTCCACACCAGCAGCGGCAGCAGGAAGCCGAGGCCGAAGAGGTAGCCGAGGCCCAGCCCGGCCTTCCAGCCGCGGCCGCGCAGCACCCAGCCGAAGACGGCGAAGGCCGGCAGCGCCAGCCACCACAGGGTGCGGGGCGGAAAGGAGACGTACAGGAGCAGGCCGGAGAGCGCGGCTGCGGCGGCCGGAACGAGACGCACGAGCCGCCGGGCCCACGTCCGCGCCCCGGGCGCGGTCCGCGGCTCCAGCTGGTCCGACTCGCCGACGGAGGTTGCGGTGACGGTCACTCCCGGAGTCTAAGGCGCGTGACCTTGGGGCCGACAGCGCGGTAGGCGTCGTGGACTCCCTGTTCATTTCGTCACGACACATCCCCAAACCGCCCACCAGCCGTTACCGTGTGCCAAGCCTCAGTCGTACGGCCCTCGGCGGCCCGTGCGGCCGGGGTCTTCACAAGTCGGGGGCGATGGTGCGCCGGGGGGCGGGCGGGGTGGGTTCCAGTGGGGTGACGTCCGTGTCCGGACCGGACGCGGACGGCGAGAGACGAATCGTTTCCGACGCGGCGGGTGTCGTGGTGCTGGGCACCTGCGCAGCCTGGTCACTGATCACGGCGGCCGTGCACGACGGCAGGCCCGAGGGGGTTCTCCTGGCGGTGCTTGCCGTGGCCGCGGGGTACGCCGCGGGGCGGATCAGCGGGGCGCTGCTGCCGGTCGGCGCGCCCTTCGCCGGGGCGCTGGCCGGCATCGCGCTGACGGTGGCCGTTCCGCACCTCGCTCCGGGCCCGCAGATCGCCGCGCCCCTCGGGCACGCAGGGGGCACGGCCGCCGTCCTGACGCTGGCGGCCGGTGCCGCGTGCTGTGCGGCCTGGTCCGCGCCGGTTCCGGCCGTTCGGTTCGCGTTGCGTCTGCTGGCCGCGGGCACGGCGGTGCTGGCGGCCGTGCTCGGCTCGACCACCGGCTTCGTGACCTGTCTCGCGGTGCTGGTGTGCTCTCTGGCCGCCGGCCGCACCCGTCACCGCGGCGCCGGGATGGCCGTACTGGCCGCGGTCGCCGCCATGGTGACCGGGCTGGTCTGGGCGGTCGCCGCGCAGGCCGTACCGGGCGGGTTCCTGGCCGCTCTGGAGGGGCGGCTGACGCCGCACCGCGTGCTGCTGTGGCAGGACGCGTGGCATCTGCTGGGCGACGACGCCGCCCTGGGGGCCGGCCCGGGCCGTTTCGGGGAGCTGAGCACGACGTCCGCCCAGTCGCTGCTGTCCGACGGCAAGCCCCACTCGGCACCCCTGCAGCAGGCGGCAGAGCAGGGGGTCGTCGGCGTGGTCCTGCTCGCGACTGCGTTCGGCTGGGTCCTGTACGCGCTGTGGCGCGGCCCGCGTCCGACCCCGGTGGCGCTCACCGCCGGCGCGGCCCTGACGGCGCTCGCCGCCATCGCCGCGATCGGCAACGCGCTGAGCTTCACGGCGGTGTCGGTGGGAGCGGGCCTGCTGGCGGGCATGGCCACGGCGCGCCCCCTCGAACCGTCGAGCCGTACTCCGGAGACACAGGCACGGGGAGCGGGACGCACCCCCGCGTGGTGACAGCCGGTGATCACGGCCGCCGGCGGGTGACCGGCGGGGCCTCAGTGCGCGGGAGCCCCCGGCTTGGTCGGCCGCAGCCGTGCCTCGATGACCCGTACGGCCGCCTCAGCGTCGTCCACGGTGACCGTGAAGGTGTGGCCGTCCCACAGCTCCAGCTCGACGCCCTCACCACGCCGGACGACCACCGCGGTGCCCTTCTCGGGCCGCCATCGGTATCCCCAGCCGCCCCAGTGGCGCGGGGTGACGTGGGAGATGTACGTGGCGCCGGCCACCTGGGAGAGCGGGATGCGGCGGCGGGGTACGCCGATGTGGCCGCAGCGCACCTCCAGGTGCTCCTCGTCGACCCGCAGGGCGACGTGCACGAAGGCGAGCGTTCCGAAGAGGACCAGCAGCCCGGCGGCGATGCACCCGACGACGGCCATGACCAGCGGGGCGACGCCGGACGTCCATGCCGAGTCGACGGCCAGCTCGATGCCGAGCCCCATGCAGGCGGCACCCACGAGCGCCAGCAGCCACTGCACCCGGTTGGTGGCACGGCCGGTCCAGACGGCCGAGGGCGGGTGGGCGGCGTTCTCGCCGTGGCGGTGGTCCCTCATGTCATTGAGGGTACTCAGATTTCGCTCCGCAGCTACCGTGTGGCGGAGGGTGACTGCGCCGGCCGGGCGCCGGGCTGATCCGGCTCGCCGATGACCGTCGGTGACGGGTCCCGGTCAGCGGGCGGGCGTGACCGCCTGCATCAAGCGCCCTTCGGCGTACGCCAGGGCGGGGGCGGGCAGTGTGCCCTCGCGTCCGCTGAGCAGCACGGTGAGTGTGCCGTGCGGTGTGGCTCCCGGCGCGGGCTGCTCGCCGAGCCGGCGCAGGGCCTGGGCGGCCACGGCTCCCGCGGAGCCGTGCAGCACGAGGGGCGGGCGGCCGGGACGCTGGACGGCGGTCCGGATGCGTTCGGCGACCAGTTCGTAGTGGGTGCAGCCGAGGACGACGGTGGTCACGTCGTCCGGAGTGAGGGCGGCGGCCGCGGTCACGGCCGCGTCGATCGCCGCCTCGTCCGCGTGTTCCACGGCCTCGGCCAGGCCCCAGCACGGCACTTCGGTGACGGGCACGCCCCCGGCGAAGTCCCGGATCAGGCCCTGCTGGTAGGGGCTGCCGGTGGTGGCCGGGGTGGCCCAGATGGCGAGATGCCCGCCGCCGGCCGCGGCCGGCTTGATCGCCGGGACGGTGCCGATGACCGGCAGTGCCGGTTCGAGGTGGGCGCGCAGGGCGGTGAGCGCGTGCACGGTCGCGGTGTTGCAGCCGACGATCAGGGCGTCGGGGCGGCGCGCGGCAGCGGCCTCGGCGACGGCCAGGGCACGATGGGTGAGGTCCTGCGCAGTGCGCGGGCCCCACGGCATGCCGTCGGGGTCCAGGGAGAGCACGAGATCGGCGTCGGGGCGCAGCCGCCGTACCGCGGCGGTGGCCGCCAGCAGACCGATTCCGGAGTCCATGAGCGCGATCTTCACCCGATCACGATAGACGATGAGCCGTCCCGGGCAGGCCGGGTGGGGCAGACTGCGCGCGTGAGCGCCGTTGTGTGGACTGCCGCTGGATCACTGCTCGCCTGGCTGTGGCTCCTGCTCGGCCAGGGCTTCTTCTGGCGCACCGACGTGCGGCTGCCTTCGCGTGTGGAGCCCGACGAGTGGCCGTCGGTGTGCGTCGTCGTCCCGGCGCGCGACGAGGCGGCCGTGCTGCCGGCCGCGCTGCCGTCGCTGCTCGCGCAGGACTATCCGGGGCGGGCGGAGATCTTCCTCGTCGACGACGGCAGTTCGGACGGCACCGGTGATCTCGCGCGCGAGCTGGCGCGCAGGCACGGTGGGCTGCCGCTGACCGTGGGTTCGCCGGGTGAGCCGCCGGCGGGCTGGACCGGCAAGCTGTGGGCGGTGCGCCACGGTCTCGGGCTGGCACGCGCGCGTGAGCCCGAGTACGTCCTCCTGACGGACGCCGACATCGCCCATCGGCCGGACAGTCTGCGCGAGCTGGTGGCGGCGGCCCGTTCCGGTGGGTTCGACGTCGTCTCGCAGATGGCCCGGCTACGGGTGGAGAGCGTCTGGGAACGGCTCGTGGTGCCGGCGTTCGTCTACTTCTTCGCGCAGCTCTACCCCTTCCGGCGGATCGCCGGGGAGGGCCGGACGGCGGCCGCGGCCGGGGGCTGCGTCCTGCTGCGGGCGGAGACCGCCGAGCGGGCGCGGATCCCGGAGGCGATCCGGCACGCCGTGATCGACGACGTGGCGCTCGCCCGGGCCGTGAAGGGGAGCGGGGGCCGCGTATGGCTGGGGCTCGCGGAGCGGGTGGACAGCGTGCGGCCGTATCCGCGGCTGCGCGACCTGTGGCGGATGGTGTCGCGCAGTGCGTACGCCCAGCTGCGGCATCGTCCGCTGCTGCTGGCCGGGACGGTCGCCGGGCTGGCACTGGTGTATCTGGTCCCGCCCGTGGCGGCCCTGGCGGGTCTCGCCGCCGGCCGTACGCCGGCGGCGGTCCTCGGCGGCCTCGCGTGGCTCGTCATGGCGGGGACGTACGTCCCGATGCTCCGCTACTACCGGCAGCCGCTGTGGCTCGCTCCCCTGCTGCCGTTCACCGCGTTCCTTTATCTCCTCATGACCGTCGATTCCGCGGTGCAGCACTACCGGGGGCGGGGTGCGGCCTGGAAGGGCCGCACCTACACGCGCCCGGACGCCCTGCCCGACGAGGGCTGACGGCACCCAGGGGGTCACTTGCGGCCGGGGGTCCAGTTCATGCCCCACCCGTAGGCGTAATCGACGGTCCTTTGCGGGCTCACCCCGCGCTCGGGCACCAGGTAGCGCGCCTCCCGCTGGACGATCAGGTCGCCGCCGGTGTTGGTGATCAGGGCGAGCGCGCACACGAGTGAGGGGACGGTGCACTCGTCGAGGGAGAACTCGATCGGCGCCCCGTGCTGCGGCTGGAGCGTGACCGATGCGTGGAGGTCGGCGAAGGAACGGGCTCCTTCGTAGATGGTGACGAAGACGAGGATGCGGCGGAAGGCGTTCTTGTGGTCGAGGTTGACGGTGAGGTTCTCCCCCGCCGACACGGCGCCGGTGCGGTCGTCGCCGTCGAGGTGGATGTACGGAGGCTGGTGCAGCGCTCCGAAGCTGTTGCCGAGCGCCTGAACGACGCCCTTGCTGCCGTCGTTGAGTTCGTACAGGGCGCACAGGTCGAGGTCGAGGTCGGAGTGCAGCGCGGTCGGGCGCCCGAACTTGCTGCTCCACCCGGAGAACTGCTTGCGCACCTCCCAGTTGAGGTTCACGTGCAACGCGCCGGAGGTGCCGCCCTGCTTGGTGAGCGAGACGGAGGGGGCGGCCTTGGTGAGCGTCACCTTGGTGAGACGGACGGGCGCGGGCGGGGGCGGCGCGGCGGGCTGCGGCATCGGCGGGGGCGTGGACGCGGCGGGCGGTGTGGCCGCGGGGGGCGCCGGAGCGACGGCCGGGGCCGGTGCCGCCTGCTGCGGCTCGTCCACGGTGATGCCGTAGTCCGTGGCCAGTCCTTCGAGGCCGCTGCTGTAGCCCTGACCGACGGCGCGGAACTTCCAGGCGCCCTGGCGGCGGTAGAACTCGCCCAGCACGAAAGCGGTTTCGGTTGTGGCACCCGGGTTGTCGAAGCGGGCCACCGGTGTGCCCTGGGCCGCGTCCTGGACCTCGATGTACAGGTCGGGAACGTTTCCGAACGTGCCGCCGTCGGCGGAGGCGGCGATGACGACCGTCTCGATCGCGGGTTCCACGCGCGCGAGGTCGACGAGGAGCGCGTCGGTCACCCGGCCGTCGGTGGTGCGCTTTCCCTCGTGACGGATCGCGCCGGAGGAGTGCGCGGGCTGGTTGTAGAAGACGAAGTCCGCGTCCGAGCGGACCTTTCCGCTTACCAGCAGCAAAGCGGAGGCGTCGGCGTCGGGCACGCCCGCTCCGGCCCGCCACCCCAATTCCACCCGCAAGGCCGCGGTGGGCACCGGAGTATTTGAACCTTTCAGCATTTGCATGTCCGCCCCCATTGCGTGTCACCGCGCCGGGCCGTCCCGGCGGTCCGTCGAGTTCCGTGCGCACAACCTAATTCCCCGCCGCGTCGAAGTCCCCCACGCCGGCGGCCGGAAGACCGGCGGCCAACCCCTGGTAACCGGCCCGGAACTCGGCCTTTACACGATCAGACCCTCGTTCGGCGCCCCATTTTGCCGAGTTCGCTCGCATTGGGGATCCCAGGTCACTGCGGACACGGAAAACAACCCTCTTATCGGTCTCCCCAACCAGCACATCGTGGGCTTAACTTATGTGCCATGACCTCCCCCCGCTCCACCTATGGCGGCGGCTACTACTCCGCCTCCTTCCCGGACACCCCGATCTACGACAAGCTCGTCGCCGAGCGGGGCACCCCGCAGATCGCACCGATCCGGGTCCCCGCTCAGTACGACATGCCGGGCGGCAACCTGCCCGCCCTCCCGTCGGCGCTGCCCGCCCTGCCGGCAGCCCCCTCCCAGCCCGCCTACGGCTATCCGCAGGCGCAGCAGCCCTCACCGCTGCAGCAGGCGCCCGCGGCGTACATCCCGCAGCAGGCCACCGCTCCGCGCGGCTACCCCGGCCCCCAGCCGCAGCAGCCCCGCCCGGCCGCACCCGCGGGCTACGAGGCGATGCGCCCCGCGGCTCCCCGGCCGGCCCCGGCTCCCTATCAGGACCCGTACAACAACCAGCAGTACCGCGGGTACTGAGCCGACCTCCGGGGGTTGCCGGTGCCGGCTGGCACGATGGCCCCATGGGGAACGCTCACCTGCACTCGATTCACATCCATCCGGTCAAGGCGGTCCGGGGCCTGGCGCCCCGGGAGGCCGTCGTGGAGCCCTGGGGCCTGGCCGGAGACCGGCGCTGGGTGCTGATCGACGACGGGGGAAAGGTCGTCACGCAACGCCGGCACCCTCGCCTCGCGCTCGTCGCCGCCGAGCTTCAGCCCGGTGGCGGCGTCCGTCTGTCCGCGCCCGGCATGCCGCCGTTGGCGGTGCCCGTTCCCCGGCCCGTCGCGAGTGTGCCGGTGGAGATCTTCCGCGACAAGGTCGAGGCGGTCCCGGCCGAGGACGAGACCGCGCACGCCTGGGTCAGCTCCTGCCTCGGCTCCGACGCGCGCCTGGTGTACATGGACGACCCGGCCACCCGCCGGCCCCTCGCCCCGGAGTACGCCAGGCCCGGTGAGAGTCTCCTTCGCCGACGGATTTCCGCTGCTGCTCGCCACGACGGCTTCGCTCGACGCCCTCAACTCCCTGATCGCGCAGGGCGAGCACGCCGGCGAGGGCCCGCTGCCCATGAACCGCTTCCGGCCGAACGTGGTCGTGGCGGGCACCTCCGCCTGGGCCGAGGACGACTGGTCGCGCATCTCCGTCGGGGAAGTGCCCTTCCGCGTGGCCAAGCCCTGCGGCCGGTGCGTGGTGACCACCACCGACCAGGGCACCGGCGAGCGTGGCCACGAGCCCCTGTTCAGCCTGGGCCGCCACCGCCGCCTCGACGGCAAGCTGGTCTTCGGTCAGAACCTGGTGCCGCTGTCCCGCGGCACGATCCGGGTCGGGGACCCGGTCAGGATCCTCGCATAGCGCTTCGGGCCGAGCGGGAACCGTCCCGCGGGCCCGGCCGTTGGCCTGTGTGAGAAATGCATGAGAGACCCCGGGGGAAGTGATGTCGCTCTCTCTTCGCCGGGTCCATGCGTGGGCGGCTCCGCCGGGGGAGTATCACGGAGCGGGAAGGGGGTGCAGGCGGTGCGAGCGATCAGCGGACTCTGGCGCTGGCGGCGCAATCCGCTGTGCCGCGCGACCGACCTGGCCGAGGCCTGGGTGGCACTGGCCGCCCTGATGCTGATCCTGCTGGCCGCCCCGGTGGCCGGCTCGCTCGTCGGGGGGACGGCGGAGGACGCCCTGCAGCGCTCCGTCCGGACACAGCACGAGGCACGGCACCTGGTGACGGCCACCGTGGTCCGCAAGCTGGACCGCTCCCCGCTGGACGCCGACCCGGAGACCTCGTCGGGCAGGGATCTGCGCACCCGTGTCCTCGCCGACTGGACCGCGCCGGACGGCACCCCGCACCAGGGTCCCGTCCTGGCGAGCCTCAAGAACCCCCAGCAGGGCGACGAGTTCCGGATATGGACCGACCGGCACGGCCGGATGGTGGGCCGCCCGCTCGACTCCGCGACGGCGTCGACGCACGCGGTCCTAGCCGGCTTCGGCGCCGCCCTGGCGACGGGCGGTCTCATCGAGGCCGGCAGACGGCTGATCGTCTGGCGCATGGTCCGCCGCCGGTACGCCCGTTGGGACCAGGCATGGGACAAGGCGGGCCCGGACTGGGGCAGGACGGGCACCGGCAGCTGACGGCCTTCCGGCTCTGGTCAACCCACCGCCCGCGCGCACGCTACGGTGGTCCGGCCGAACAGTTCGGCACAACCCGCGCGCGAGCGAGCCCCAGGGACGCGCCCCGAGGGCGGACGAGCCATCAGTACGACCGAGGTGGGGGCACGGCTACACCATGGCACAGGGCACGGTCCAGGTGACGCACACCGGCACGTCGCGGTGGCGGCGCCGCACGGGTGAGTACGCATCGCTCGCCGCCGCCCTGGAGGCCGCGGCCGACGGGGACGTCCTCACCGTCGCGCCCGGCACCTACCGGGAGAACCTGGTCCTGCAGCGCGCGGTGACCCTGCGCGGCCCGGAGGGCTCCCCCGGCTCCGTGCGGATCGCGCCCGTGGACGGCGTGCCGCTGACCGTGCGCGCCTCTGCGGTGGTGCAGGACCTCCATGTGGAGGGCCAGGACGCCGCCGCCCCTGCCGTGCTGGTGGAGGAGGGCACCCCCGAGCTGCGGGACGTGCGGGTCGTGACGCGGTCGGCGGCCGGGATCGAGGTACGCGGCAGCGCCCGGCCCACGGTCCGGCGCTGCGCGGTCGACAACCCTGCGGGCATCGGCATCGCCGTACTCGACGGCGCGGGCGGGGTGTTCGAGGAGTGCGAGGTCGTCGCGGCCGGCCAGGCGGGCGTGGCGGTGCGCGGCGGCGCCCACCCCCGCCTGGAGCGCTGCCGGATCCACCACACGTCGGGCTCGGGCCTGTCGGCGACCGGGGAGAACTCGGCGCTGGAGGCGGTGGGCTGCGAGATCTACGAAGTGCGGGGCAGCGGTGTGCAGATCACCGGCCGCGCCACGGCGCACCTCACCGACTGCGACGTGCACCGCACGACGGCCGACGGGGTCACGCTCGACACGGACGCCGTGCTGACGCTCGCCGACTGCCGCATCCACGACATCCCGGAGAACGCGGTCGACCTGCGCTCCCGTTCCGTTCTCACGCTGACGCGCACCACGGTGCGGCAGTTCGGGCGCAACGGCCTGTCGGTGTGGGACCCGGGCACGCGGGTGGACGCCAACCAGTGCGAGATCTTCGACAGCACGGGCGACTATCCGGCGGTGTGGGTCAGCGACGGCGCCACCGCCGTCCTGGACTCCTGCCGGGTGCACGACGTGCCGGACGCGCTGTTCGTCCTCGACCGCGGCTCGCGCGCGGACGTCGTCGACAGCGACCTGTCCCAGGTGCGCAACACGGCGGTGTCGGTGAGCGACGGCGCGACCGCGCAGCTCGACGACTGCCGGATCCGGGACGCGGCGACGGGCGCCTGGTTCCGCGACCACGGCAGCGGCGGCACCCTCAGCAACTGCACGGTGGACGGCACCCAGACCGGCGTGATCGTCACCAAGGGCGCCGACCCGACCGTGGAGCGCTGCACGATCGACTCACCGGCGGAGGCAGGCGTCTACGTCTCGGCCGGCGGCCGCGGCAGCTTCCAGAACTGCCGGGTCACGGGCAGCGGCGGCTACGGCTTCCACGTGATCGACGGCAGCCGTACGACGCTGCGCAAGTGCCGCACGGAGCGGTGCGCGCGCGGGGGCTACGAGTTCGCGGACAGTGGCGCGGACGCCGCGTCCGGGGCGGGCCCGCTCGTCGAGGACTGCACGAGCGACGAGAGCGCCGGGCTGCGTACGCCCACGGCTCGGGCGACGGCCGTGCAGACGGTGAGCCACTCCCCCGGCCTGCTGGGCGCGGTCCCGGGACAGCGCACCGAGCCGGAGCCCCCGGCGCCGGTCGCCGAGCCCGAGCAGCCGGCCCGCACCTCCAAGGACGTCCTCGGTGAACTGGACGCGCTGGTGGGCCTGGAGAGCGTCAAGCGCGAGGTGCGCGCCCTCACCGACATGATCGAGGTCGGAAGGCGCCGGCAGCAGGCCGGTCTGAAGGCGGCCTCGGTCAAGCGGCACCTGGTCTTCACCGGCTCCCCCGGCACCGGCAAGACGACGGTCGCGCGGCTCTACGGCGAGATCCTCGCCTCCCTCGGCGTGCTGGAGAAGGGCCACCTGGTCGAGGTGTCCCGGGTCGACCTGGTCGGCGAGCACATCGGCTCCACCGCGATCCGCACACAAGAGGCGTTCGAGAAGGCGCGCGGCGGCGTGCTGTTCATCGACGAGGCGTACGCGCTGTCCCCGGAGGACGCGGGCCGCGACTTCGGCAAGGAGGCCATCGACACGCTGGTGAAGCTGATGGAGGACCACCGGGACGCGGTCGTGGTGATCGTCGCGGGCTACACGGCCGAGATGGAGCGCTTCCTGTCGGTCAACCCGGGCGTGGCGTCCCGCTTCTCCCGGACCATCACCTTCAGCGACTACGGCCCTGAGGATCTGCTGCGGATCGTGGAGCAGCAGGCCGAGGAGCACGAGTACCGGCTGGCGCCGGGCGCGGCGGAGGCCCTGCGGAAGTACTTCACGGTGCTGCCCAAGGGCCCGGCGTTCGGCAACGGCCGTACCGCTCGGCAGACGTTCGAGGCCATGGTCGAACGGCATGCGAGCCGGGTCGCCCAGGTGGCGGAGCCGAGCACGGACGACCTGACCCTGCTCTACGCCGAGGATCTGCCCGAGCTGCTCTGAGGGCCTCCAGCTGCCCTGAGGGCCCCTCACGCGGCGGGCGGCTCGGGCTGGTGGCGCGGCGCAGGCACTTCCCCGGCCGCCGGGCCCTCGGGCCGCAGCCGCGCCAGCAGCCTGCGGCGTTCCTCGGCGAAGACCGGATCGGCCTGGTAGTCGGAGTGACCGAGGATCGGCGCGGGCAGCGGCAGGAGATCGGTACGGCCGTAGGCGAGGGGGTCCTTCAGGGGGGTGTGGTCGACCTGCGGGCCGCTGTCGCCGGGCAGGCGCACCGGGCCGCCGATGGGGTCGGTGAGCCGGTGGAGGTTGCGCCAGCAGTCGACGTCACGGTGCAGGGAGCTGAGCGCGTCAGGTCCGAAGTGTGCCGGGAACCAGCGGCCGTAGAGGCGCTCCAGCGGGGAGCCGTAGGTCAGCAGCGCGACGCGTTTGCGGGCTGACGGGGTGAGTTGCCAGGCCGCGGCGGCGGCGAGGACGCTGCCCTGAGAGTGCCCGGAGATGACCAGCCGTCCGCCGGTGGCACGGGTCCAGGTGGCCATCCGCCAGGTCAGGTCGGGCACCGCGCGCTCGGCGTAGCAGGGCGGGGCGAAGGGGTGGGAGGCGCGGGGCCAGAAGGTGCCCACGTCCCACAGGATGCCGATGGTGCGGCGGGCCGAGGCGTCCTTGTAGGCACGCCGGCCCCAGGTGACGAAGAGGAGGAAGCCGAGGCCGATCAGCCAGGAGCCGAGGGCCTGCGAGGTCTCGGCGGCGCCGTGGACGACGGGGTAGGCGCCCTGCGCGGCCTCGCCGGGGGTCTCGTCGGTGGCGAGGGCGCCCACGAGGGCTCCGGCGCCGAGCAGCAGGGTGACGCCGGAGGTGACGGCGACGATGCGGGGTCCCCGGTCGGTGAGCGCGGCCATCGCCCGGGTGTAGGCGATCCGGCGGGTGCGGGCGGGGTCGAGGTCCTCGTCCGGGTAGTCGAGTGCCACGGCGGCCCGCTCGGCGCGGGCGAGCTGCCAGGCGCGG contains these protein-coding regions:
- the lnt gene encoding apolipoprotein N-acyltransferase; the encoded protein is MTVTATSVGESDQLEPRTAPGARTWARRLVRLVPAAAAALSGLLLYVSFPPRTLWWLALPAFAVFGWVLRGRGWKAGLGLGYLFGLGFLLPLLVWTGVEVGPGPWLALVAIEALFVAAVGAGVAAVSKLPGWPVWAAAVWIAGEAARARAPFNGFPWGKVAFGQADGVFLPLAAVGGTPVLGFAVVLCGFGLYEVVRLAVERRRTGEVRRSAAALGLLSLAVPVVAAVAARPLVSDTAEDGSATVAVIQGNVPRAGLDFNSQRRAVLDYHARETERLAAEVKAGKVAQPDFVLWPENSSDIDPFANPDARAVIDTAAKSIGVPISVGGVVERDGKLYNEQILWDPAKGPVDTYDKRQIQPFGEYLPFRSLIGAINSNWTSMQRQDFSRGTKPGVFTMDGAKVGLVTCYEAAFDWTVRSEVTDGAQMISVPSNNATFDRSEMTYQQLAMSRVRAVEHSRTVTVPVTSGVSAIIMPDGRITQKTGMFVADSLVQKVPLRSSQTPATRLGILPEIALVLVAAGGLGWAVGAGLRGRRAGDV
- a CDS encoding O-antigen ligase family protein is translated as MTSVSGPDADGERRIVSDAAGVVVLGTCAAWSLITAAVHDGRPEGVLLAVLAVAAGYAAGRISGALLPVGAPFAGALAGIALTVAVPHLAPGPQIAAPLGHAGGTAAVLTLAAGAACCAAWSAPVPAVRFALRLLAAGTAVLAAVLGSTTGFVTCLAVLVCSLAAGRTRHRGAGMAVLAAVAAMVTGLVWAVAAQAVPGGFLAALEGRLTPHRVLLWQDAWHLLGDDAALGAGPGRFGELSTTSAQSLLSDGKPHSAPLQQAAEQGVVGVVLLATAFGWVLYALWRGPRPTPVALTAGAALTALAAIAAIGNALSFTAVSVGAGLLAGMATARPLEPSSRTPETQARGAGRTPAW
- a CDS encoding glutamate racemase, which produces MKIALMDSGIGLLAATAAVRRLRPDADLVLSLDPDGMPWGPRTAQDLTHRALAVAEAAAARRPDALIVGCNTATVHALTALRAHLEPALPVIGTVPAIKPAAAGGGHLAIWATPATTGSPYQQGLIRDFAGGVPVTEVPCWGLAEAVEHADEAAIDAAVTAAAALTPDDVTTVVLGCTHYELVAERIRTAVQRPGRPPLVLHGSAGAVAAQALRRLGEQPAPGATPHGTLTVLLSGREGTLPAPALAYAEGRLMQAVTPAR
- a CDS encoding glycosyltransferase is translated as MGQTARVSAVVWTAAGSLLAWLWLLLGQGFFWRTDVRLPSRVEPDEWPSVCVVVPARDEAAVLPAALPSLLAQDYPGRAEIFLVDDGSSDGTGDLARELARRHGGLPLTVGSPGEPPAGWTGKLWAVRHGLGLARAREPEYVLLTDADIAHRPDSLRELVAAARSGGFDVVSQMARLRVESVWERLVVPAFVYFFAQLYPFRRIAGEGRTAAAAGGCVLLRAETAERARIPEAIRHAVIDDVALARAVKGSGGRVWLGLAERVDSVRPYPRLRDLWRMVSRSAYAQLRHRPLLLAGTVAGLALVYLVPPVAALAGLAAGRTPAAVLGGLAWLVMAGTYVPMLRYYRQPLWLAPLLPFTAFLYLLMTVDSAVQHYRGRGAAWKGRTYTRPDALPDEG
- a CDS encoding TerD family protein; the encoded protein is MLKGSNTPVPTAALRVELGWRAGAGVPDADASALLLVSGKVRSDADFVFYNQPAHSSGAIRHEGKRTTDGRVTDALLVDLARVEPAIETVVIAASADGGTFGNVPDLYIEVQDAAQGTPVARFDNPGATTETAFVLGEFYRRQGAWKFRAVGQGYSSGLEGLATDYGITVDEPQQAAPAPAVAPAPPAATPPAASTPPPMPQPAAPPPPAPVRLTKVTLTKAAPSVSLTKQGGTSGALHVNLNWEVRKQFSGWSSKFGRPTALHSDLDLDLCALYELNDGSKGVVQALGNSFGALHQPPYIHLDGDDRTGAVSAGENLTVNLDHKNAFRRILVFVTIYEGARSFADLHASVTLQPQHGAPIEFSLDECTVPSLVCALALITNTGGDLIVQREARYLVPERGVSPQRTVDYAYGWGMNWTPGRK
- a CDS encoding DUF6643 family protein: MTSPRSTYGGGYYSASFPDTPIYDKLVAERGTPQIAPIRVPAQYDMPGGNLPALPSALPALPAAPSQPAYGYPQAQQPSPLQQAPAAYIPQQATAPRGYPGPQPQQPRPAAPAGYEAMRPAAPRPAPAPYQDPYNNQQYRGY
- a CDS encoding Rv1733c family protein yields the protein MRAISGLWRWRRNPLCRATDLAEAWVALAALMLILLAAPVAGSLVGGTAEDALQRSVRTQHEARHLVTATVVRKLDRSPLDADPETSSGRDLRTRVLADWTAPDGTPHQGPVLASLKNPQQGDEFRIWTDRHGRMVGRPLDSATASTHAVLAGFGAALATGGLIEAGRRLIVWRMVRRRYARWDQAWDKAGPDWGRTGTGS
- a CDS encoding right-handed parallel beta-helix repeat-containing protein — protein: MAQGTVQVTHTGTSRWRRRTGEYASLAAALEAAADGDVLTVAPGTYRENLVLQRAVTLRGPEGSPGSVRIAPVDGVPLTVRASAVVQDLHVEGQDAAAPAVLVEEGTPELRDVRVVTRSAAGIEVRGSARPTVRRCAVDNPAGIGIAVLDGAGGVFEECEVVAAGQAGVAVRGGAHPRLERCRIHHTSGSGLSATGENSALEAVGCEIYEVRGSGVQITGRATAHLTDCDVHRTTADGVTLDTDAVLTLADCRIHDIPENAVDLRSRSVLTLTRTTVRQFGRNGLSVWDPGTRVDANQCEIFDSTGDYPAVWVSDGATAVLDSCRVHDVPDALFVLDRGSRADVVDSDLSQVRNTAVSVSDGATAQLDDCRIRDAATGAWFRDHGSGGTLSNCTVDGTQTGVIVTKGADPTVERCTIDSPAEAGVYVSAGGRGSFQNCRVTGSGGYGFHVIDGSRTTLRKCRTERCARGGYEFADSGADAASGAGPLVEDCTSDESAGLRTPTARATAVQTVSHSPGLLGAVPGQRTEPEPPAPVAEPEQPARTSKDVLGELDALVGLESVKREVRALTDMIEVGRRRQQAGLKAASVKRHLVFTGSPGTGKTTVARLYGEILASLGVLEKGHLVEVSRVDLVGEHIGSTAIRTQEAFEKARGGVLFIDEAYALSPEDAGRDFGKEAIDTLVKLMEDHRDAVVVIVAGYTAEMERFLSVNPGVASRFSRTITFSDYGPEDLLRIVEQQAEEHEYRLAPGAAEALRKYFTVLPKGPAFGNGRTARQTFEAMVERHASRVAQVAEPSTDDLTLLYAEDLPELL